Proteins from one Ipomoea triloba cultivar NCNSP0323 chromosome 1, ASM357664v1 genomic window:
- the LOC116022545 gene encoding auxin-responsive protein IAA8-like, whose amino-acid sequence MSPPLLGVGEEDGQSNVTLMASPISLDSVCQNGPELKEWNYMGLSDCSSVDSSTISTTSENNSGRGLNLRATELRLGLPGSQSPQRDSEPSTKLDEKLLFPLHPAKESNFTLSQKTVVTGNKRGFSDAMDGFSEGKFLSNSGVKTGSMNESLGTQQAKMKEVVTQNTMQERPRATDEDIPNRVGGGAPATKAQVVGWPPIRSYRKNTLASASKNTEEVDGKAGPGALFIKVSMDGAPYLRKVDLRMYSAYQELSSALEKMFSCFTIGQYGAHGKEILSESKLKDLLHGSEYVLTYEDKDGDWMLVGDVPWEMFIDTCKRMRIMKSSDAIGLAPRAMEKCRTRV is encoded by the exons ATGTCTCCACCACTGCTTGGTGTTGGGGAGGAGGATGGCCAAAGCAATGTTACGCTCATGGCTTCTCCAATCTCCTTAGATAGTGTATGCCAGAATGGACCAGAGCTCAAAGAGTGGAACTATATGGGATTGTCTGACTGTTCATCAGTGGATAGCTCCACTATTTCTACCACATCAGAAAACAATAGTGGCCGTGGACTGAATTTGAGGGCAACTGAGCTGAGACTTGGACTTCCTGGATCACAATCTCCACAGAGGGATTCCGAGCCTAGCACAAAGCTTGATGAGAAGCTACTGTTCCCACTGCACCCTGCCAAGGAGAGTAACTTTACTCTATCACAGAAGACAGTGGTTACTGGGAATAAAAGAGGGTTTTCTGATGCTATGGATGGGTTCTCAGAG GGAAAGTTTCTCTCCAATTCAGGTGTCAAAACAGGCTCTATGAATGAGAGCCTAGGCACGCAACAGGCTAAAATGAAAGAGGTTGTAACCCAAAACACAATGCAAGAGAGGCCTCGAGCCACTGATGAGGACATTCCGAACCGAGTTGGAGGCGGTGCCCCTGCAACAAA GGCTCAGGTCGTAGGTTGGCCACCAATTAGATCTTACAGGAAGAATACATTAGCTTCTGCCTCAAAGAACACTGAAGAAGTTGATGGAAAAGCAGGACCTGGTGCCCTTTTTATTAAGGTCAGCATGGATGGTGCTCCTTATCTGAGGAAAGTGGACCTGAGAATGTACTCTGCATACCAGGAACTCTCTTCTGCTCTTGAAAAGATGTTCAGCTGCTTTACCATTG GTCAATATGGAGCTCATGGAAAAGAGATTTTAAGTGAGAGCAAATTGAAGGATTTGCTTCATGGATCTGAATATGTCCTCACTTATGAGGATAAGGATGGCGATTGGATGCTTGTTGGTGATGTTCCTTGGGA GATGTTCATTGATACCTGTAAGAGGATGAGAATCATGAAGAGTTCGGATGCCATTGGACTGG CCCCAAGGGCCATGGAAAAATGCCGAACCAGGGTATAG